agtGAATTCTTATTCAAGGGTAttctgcttttaaatgttatagtAAGTGGTGACTGGCTGTGCTATTGCTAcaagacattttacattttttacgaCATCATTAAGGTCAGGTAAAGTTCATTAATGTCAGAAGTTTCTCATAGTGGTTAACCAGAGAATGTGTGTTCGGTAAAGTCATAGCACTCGTTTCATTATTATCATGGCAGCTTATGTTGATGAAGTAACTGTGTTGAGTGTTGTGGCATACAAACCAAGAACCAGTGTgaactttattaaataaagcatatttgttCTACTTTTCAGACTCTTCTTATTAAGTATTACTACATATTTGAATTGGACTTGACACGCGGCTGTTTTGGACGTTTTTCCGCTAGTTTCAGTGCTGTCATAACGATACTGAAAGTAAAGTCTTTTTCCGTTATCGATACATTCATATATCTGTACCTTTATCCATTACCCAGCAGACCTCCATCAGAGTTTCCGCTGttgttttatagattttttgaTAAGAGAAGGTGTGATCTGACTGTAGGTACAATGAAAGGTTCAGAGTTCAATAAAGAGCCACACGCAGGCCTGCACCTCCAGCAACTGATAACATTCACTGATATCAGGCATCAAAGATAGCTGCCAggatataaaaataatcatatgaCAGCAATGAACAGATAATACTGCAACCGAAGCACCTATTGTGGTTATATGTATAATTGGTTagcaatataaaaacaaaacactggtttTCTATCTAACTTCTAATCATTATGTTTctacattcaaaaaaaaaaaaaagtttctgacAGAGTGACACTGGTAATTCAAAGTACAGTCATCATTTTTATGGCAACTAATACGTCataaatgtgacatcagtaaaTGACCTGGCGACAGGTAGGTGTGTTAGTCTAGtcaagaacagtatttataatcCATCCTCTCCTCACTTCAGCACTCGAGAAGAAAGGATTCCACGCTTAATATTTCTCCCTTTTAATTCAacaacatatttacatcatGTGTACAGGAAAGTGCTCCAAGTTTATTGGCATCACTCTATATCCGCTGGCGGTGATGTCCATCATCGCcaacattttactgttcttcCCTGATTTTAAAGCCACATATTCCCAGGAGCAAACAGAAGGAAAGTACCGTCTTACAGATGAGATCAAATACATGGGAGGTGTTATTGGAGGAGGCATCTTGGTgagtaaagtttttttcttgatttttcGGTTGGTGTCGTCTGACCAGTTTATTGGCACTATCTACCTGAATATCCTAAAAAGAAAGCTACATTGTAGGCTACGTCtgtttaatatgttaatatagcTTCTGTTGACATAGCTGCTATTTTTCCCTTTTAGGTGTTGATCCCTGCGATCCACATCCACAGCACTGGGAGTCGCGGCTGTTGTGCAAACCGTTGTGGGGTGAGTTGTTCTAGGGTCACGGATGTAATTTTATTCTAcattctaatataataatactgcCTGCATTACAGCAGGTGTGTCTACTTGACTTAAAAAAGGATAATtcatcattttaaagaaataggtcacccaaaataaaaacattctatCATCATTTCAAACATGATCAAATGTGCTCTTCTACATTTTCCATTTAGCCACCCTTTGATTGACCTATGCCGGTTTTGTTGTCTTTGTCCATTAGATGTTCCTGTCCATTATCTTTGCTGCAGCTGGTGTGACTGGTGCCCTGTACAGTGGTACTATAGCTGTGGTTGCATTGATTAGAGGACCAGTTTGCATGCTTGAAAATGGTACATGGTGCAGACCGTTCCTAAACAGGTATGAAAATGAATAGTCCATCCCATTTCAAAGGGCCTAAGAAGTTCAGAGTGGTTGTGAAAACATCCAGCtccaaaagaacatttattgcAAACAATTTATAGAGAGGAATAGAGTCTCTCTCTCTGGCCCTATTAACTGTGTTTGTGGAgctctactgttttttttttttattaatgtgacaagttttttgttgttgtttttgttatttattatcgTTGTTATTTACTATTTTGCAGCACTGAAAACTACATGGAAGATTCTGAACTTTGGGACATTTGTAAAGAACCAGAAGATATTGTGGTGTTTAATTTGAGCCTGTTCTCTATCCTGGGGTTGGCTGCTTGTTTAGAAGTCTTGCTCTGTGCATTCCAGGTGTTCAACGGCCTCTTTGGCTGTATTTGTGGAACATGCAATAAAGAGGTATGTACTGTAGATACAAAGGTGACTTGATTTCTAAAGGTCAAATCATTCATTTACCGCATTTATTACTAGTCCTGCAATATCTAATAGCGTTTATGGTTTCAGCGTGGTGTGTTATACAATTTTCTGATAGTGGGTCTAAATTATGCTTCATTCTTTTAGGAGGATTAAGTCCAAAATGACAGCAGACAGGGATAACACAACATCAAGATTTATCTCCAGACATGTTCTTCATTATCAGTTGGTGACCTTTAGCAAATGTGGGAGTGTACAGTAATAAACAAGAATGAacctaccaaaaaaaaacactatgtaAACTACTTCACAGACTATGTTgtctattaaaacattatttacagaTTGAATAACAGATTGAGAAAATGTAGCAGGGCAAGATTACTGGTAATTTCCAAATAAAGTAAGATTGATccattttttgtataaatgtaaatactttttaaagttttgtttttatttattttatgttgtgaaATATCCTTGCAATATCCAGGTGTTTTAATGAGTCAATGTTATGTTAATATTGATGTATTTATGTTaacattgcaaaataaaaaaaaatacataaaagtgGTTTTAAGTTTACTCTTGTTGCTGAATTACATTCGTACATGTGTATCAAGAGTAATAGCGTATTCAAGCACTTTTATATCAGGCAGGACTTTTTTGACTATGATGTAAATGTAGCCAGATATTTAAAgcatttggtaacactttacaacaaggttcattagttaacattagttaactatttTAGTGAACATGAACGAAGAATAAACACAGCAtcttcagcatttactaatgcattattaaaatcaaaagttgtgtttcatttatgcactgtgaactaacatgaactaacaatgactaatatcattaactaacatttaaaaaaaaaaatgctgtaataaatgtattacattaactaatggataacattaactaatagaaccttactgtaaagtgtaaCCAACCATTTTACTCTTTGAAAAAAAAGGTGTACTTGTACTGGCTGAAATAAAACTCA
The sequence above is a segment of the Labeo rohita strain BAU-BD-2019 chromosome 7, IGBB_LRoh.1.0, whole genome shotgun sequence genome. Coding sequences within it:
- the tm4sf21b gene encoding transmembrane 4 L6 family member 4 produces the protein MCTGKCSKFIGITLYPLAVMSIIANILLFFPDFKATYSQEQTEGKYRLTDEIKYMGGVIGGGILVLIPAIHIHSTGSRGCCANRCGMFLSIIFAAAGVTGALYSGTIAVVALIRGPVCMLENGTWCRPFLNSTENYMEDSELWDICKEPEDIVVFNLSLFSILGLAACLEVLLCAFQVFNGLFGCICGTCNKEED